In the genome of Nonomuraea sp. NBC_00507, the window TGCGGCCGAAGTCGCCCCGCAGCACGGCGGCCGGCCACACCGACGACTCCGCGCCGATGGTGACGCTGCCGATGACGACGGCGTCGGGGTGGACGTACGCGTCCGGATGGATGCGGGGCACCTGGTCGCCGAGGGCGTAAACGGGCACCGGTCACACCCCCGCGTACACGCGCGTCGCGTTGCCCGCGAGCACGGCCGCGGCCACATCGGCCGGCAGCAGCCCGGCGACGGCACGCGCGTTGGCGGCGATGCCGGGCACGCCGGGCCAGTCGGTGCCGAAGATGCACTTGCGCGCCAGGCGGGTGAGGTCGTAGCGCGCGTAGTACTCCGGCAGCCGCTTGGGCGGCAGACCGGACAGCTCCAGCCACACGGTGTCGTTCGACAGCGCCAGGAAGGCCGCGGCGTCGTACCACCAGCCGCGCCCGCCGTGCGCGAGCACGACGTTGAGTCCGGGGAAGTCGCGCACGACCGGGATGAGGAAGCGCGGGTCGGCGTTCTCGTTCATCGAGCCGGGGAAGGAGCTCGTGCCGCAGTGCACGACGAGCGGGACGCCCCGCTCCTCGAGCACCTGGTAGGCCGGGTAGAGGGCCGCGTCGTCGCAGCGGAACCCGCCGTGCACCGGATGCAGCTTCAGCGCGGCGGCCCCGAGGTCGAGTTGCCGCCGCACCTCCTCGGCGATCGGGAAGTGCAGGTGCGGGTTGACGTTGGCGACCGGGCGGAACCTGGCCGGGTTGTGCTCGACGATCGGCAGCAGGTCCTCGAAGGACTGCAGGCCGGTCGCCTTGGGGCTGTATTCGCAGAACAACAACGCCACGTCCACGCCCTGAGCGGCGAAGATCTCATCCAGGCGGGCCGGGCGCGGCCTGCCGCCGGAGTCCCAGGCGTCCTCCATGAGGCCGTGCTCGCCGAAGTCGCGGGCCCACTCCAGCCAGGCCGGCTTGAGGGTGTCCAGCACGGGGATGTGCACGTGCGCGTCGATGAGTCGCATGCCATCGATCATGACCGGTCCGCCACCATGGGAGTGTCCACGCCGATGCGGCCCGTCTTGTTCGACCCTCCGGGCGTGCCGATGGGCGCCTCGCGTCCCGGCAGCACCTCGATGAAGAAGCGGCGGTTGTCCTCGACGAAGCCGGCGTGCTCGGGGTCGACCCGGCGGTCCTGGCTGATCGCCTCGACGGGGCACACGGGCTCGCACGCGCCGCAGTCGATGCACTCCTTGGGGTTGATGTAGAGCTTGCGATCCCCCTCGTAGATGCAGTCGACCGGGCACTCCTCGACGCACGACTTGTCCATGACGTCGATGCAGGGTGCGGCGATGACGTACGGCATGTGAGAACTCCTGAACTAGACCGGGGCGGGGTTGTCGGTCGAGTGCCCCGGGAAGAGCTGGGCGGCGGGGTCGATGTGCACCGCGGCGTTGTTGACGGCCGTCGCCACCTCGCCGAACCCGACCGCGATCAGCCGCACCTTGCCGTCGTAGTCGGCGATGTCGCCGGCGGCGAAGATGCCGGGCACGTTGGTGCGCATTGCCGAGTCGACGACCAGGTGGCGGTTGTCGTGCAGGTCGAGCCCCCACTCGCGCAGCGGCCCCAGGTTGGCGGTGAAGCCGAGGGCCGCGACGAGCCGCTCGCACGGGAGGGTCTCCCCCGTGCTCAGCTCGACGCGTTCCAGCCGGTCGCCGCCGTGGGCGGCGGCGACCTGGGCGTTGGTGACGATCTCCACGGGCGCGGCCCTGAGCCGCTCGACCGAGCCGTGGTGGGCGCGGAAGGTGGCACGGCGGTGCACGAGCGTGACGCTGCTCGCGATGGGGTGGAGCATGAGCGCCCAGTCCACCGCGCTGTCGCCGCCGCCGACGACGACCACGTCCTTGCCCGTGTAGCCCGCGGCGTCGGGCACGAAATACTCAAGGCCCCTGCCGAGGAACTCTTCGCCGGCCGGGAGCGGGCGGGGCGTGAAGGTGCCGATGCCGCCGGTCACGACGACCGCCCGGGCGGTGATCTCGGTCCCGCCGCCGGTCTTCACCACCAGCAGGCCGCCGGGCGCGTGTTCGAGCCGCTGGGCCTCCTCGCCGAGCACGTACGCGGGCCGGTACGGCGCCGCCT includes:
- a CDS encoding amidohydrolase family protein codes for the protein MRLIDAHVHIPVLDTLKPAWLEWARDFGEHGLMEDAWDSGGRPRPARLDEIFAAQGVDVALLFCEYSPKATGLQSFEDLLPIVEHNPARFRPVANVNPHLHFPIAEEVRRQLDLGAAALKLHPVHGGFRCDDAALYPAYQVLEERGVPLVVHCGTSSFPGSMNENADPRFLIPVVRDFPGLNVVLAHGGRGWWYDAAAFLALSNDTVWLELSGLPPKRLPEYYARYDLTRLARKCIFGTDWPGVPGIAANARAVAGLLPADVAAAVLAGNATRVYAGV
- the fdxA gene encoding ferredoxin, whose product is MPYVIAAPCIDVMDKSCVEECPVDCIYEGDRKLYINPKECIDCGACEPVCPVEAISQDRRVDPEHAGFVEDNRRFFIEVLPGREAPIGTPGGSNKTGRIGVDTPMVADRS
- a CDS encoding NAD(P)/FAD-dependent oxidoreductase yields the protein MSVLDVDVLIVGAGPVGLFGAYYAGVRGLRTAVVDSLSQVGGQVSAMYPEKEIYDIAGFPAVSGRRLIANLVEQAAPYRPAYVLGEEAQRLEHAPGGLLVVKTGGGTEITARAVVVTGGIGTFTPRPLPAGEEFLGRGLEYFVPDAAGYTGKDVVVVGGGDSAVDWALMLHPIASSVTLVHRRATFRAHHGSVERLRAAPVEIVTNAQVAAAHGGDRLERVELSTGETLPCERLVAALGFTANLGPLREWGLDLHDNRHLVVDSAMRTNVPGIFAAGDIADYDGKVRLIAVGFGEVATAVNNAAVHIDPAAQLFPGHSTDNPAPV